The DNA sequence ATTACTGTCTCCAACGGAATGTCCCTGCCGCTTTTCCGTATGGCTTCCTTGACCATGACATCGAGACCGCGGCAGCAAGGGACCTCCATGATTGCCACAGTGACGCTCGGGGTTTCGTTGGCAGCAAAGATTGTAGCCAGTTTTTCCACATAAGTACCGGTTTCATCCAACTTCGGGCAGGCGATCGCCAGTGCCTTGCCTTTCAGCAGCTCCTGGTGCATGCTCCCCATGGCAAAAGCCACGCAGTCGGCGCAGACCAGGATATCGGCGTTATTGAAGTACGGTGCCGTCGGCGGCACCAACTGCAGTTGTACCGGCCACTGCCTGAGCTCAGATACTGCTTTGGTATTGGTCACAGTTTCATTTTCCGGCCGCTCTATTACCCTTGCCATGCTGCCTGGGCAGCCACATCCCAAATTTCCCATGATTTACTCCCCTTTCCTTGCCAGGTATTCGTTAATTTCCGTCTCGATGGCTGTTTCGTCTTCTTTGGCTAAGCCATGAATAGCAACCACATCCTTCACCAGACAGATGCCGACTTTACAGGTAGTGCAACCGATGTCGAAGCGGGCAAGAATCTCCCCGATTTTCGGGTCGCTCTGCATGACATCTTGAATCGCTTTGTCGCCAAGCCCGTTGTTCAGTTCCATTTGCTTCCTCCTTGCCACATGTTGAGGTCAGCTTAGCGCAACTATCGACCGAGATCTTTGATGTGCATCAACAAACAGAAGAAATGTACCGGCAATCAATTGACCTGGGTCAAGCACCTGAATTCACAATAGCGTATGCTGATCGCCACTAAGTGAACAGGCGCCAAGGACCGGCTCATTGCCACTAGCGCCAGCAATGGGTTTCCATCCGCAGACAAATCAGCTAAGGTATCAATTCAAACAGGAGGCAGACTTTTGTCACATACCCGTATTCCCTACCTTGCAAGCACCCTCTTCAGCATCATGCTGGTCTCCCTGTTGCTGGCGGGATGCGCCGCCACTCTCCCCCCACACACCCCCTTGCCACAAGGCCTTGCCCTTGCCGTTATCGGCCGCAGCGACCCGGAAGCGCCATTTGCCTGGCATCCGGATGCTGACATCATCGCCTTTGTACGTGGGGAATTGCGGATGATGAATCTTGCAACCGGCGACATGGTGCAGCTCGACGCCACACCCTCAGCCATTGCCTGGACACCCGATGGAGCCCTGCTGGCAGCGGTTTCAACCCAAGGCAAAGATAGCCTGGTGCGCGTCTTTGACAGGCAGGGCGCAGTTGTCGAGGAAGCAGTTGTTCCGGGGCATGTTTCCCAGTTAGCATGGCGTTTCGACCGGGAACTGCTCGCTCCGTCCCAGGTACTGGAGCGGTTCAAATTCGGAGTGAGCCTGCGGACGCAGCTCTACCGCTGGCGCCTGGGTACAGTTCCGACGGCAACAATCCTCAGCGACGTCACCATTATGCCGTCCAGGGCAAAGGCCTCGGATAAAAGCTACTTTGACACCTTCTCTTTTGCCCTCTCCCCCTTGCGGGACGAGATCGCCTATACCAGGCTGGTTGATCCGCCGAATTTTCCATCCTATCTGAAGATTATCGTCCGTAATCTTGAGAGCGGGGCCGAACAGGAAGCTTCCGGGGTGAAACTTGGCTCTGCCGGCGCGGCCTTTTCTTCGGATGCCGAGCAGATTCTCTACGGGGATGGCGCCGGCATGGTCAGACGTCTGAGCCCTTGGACCGGGAGAGAACAGGATCTCCTTGCTGCCCCGGGCCGCACCATTGCTCTTTCCCCGGGAGACCGCTATCTTTTCGTCGATGGCAAGCTGTTCCTCGAGATGCAGCAGCTTGCGGCTTTCCCTGCTGACTGCGCCGGCGCATTTTCACTAACAGGAACCAGGCTCCTGCTCAGGTGCGGGGACTCGCTCTCCTTGCTGTCAGGACTCACGGAGTCGGCCAGACCTCAACCCTCGCCAGCACAAAGGGAGCGCCTGCTGGCTCTCAAAAAATGGCGCAGTGAAAAACTTATATCCGACAAGGAATACCAAACCGCGAAACAAAGGATACTCGCCCCATGAAGCATTCGATCATTCAGGTAACTGTTCAGCTGCTCGCCGTTCTCATCATGATATGCCCTGTATTGGCCGAAGATTGCATCCCGTGCCACCTGGAAAAGACCCCGGCAGCTGTCAGGCAATGGGAGGCCAGCGCCCATTTCAAGGCTGGAATTGGTTGCGAGAAATGTCACGGCAGCGACCACGCCAAGATCATCAAGGGAGAAGCCAAGGTAGATATGAAAGTGTGCGGGGCCTGTCATAAAAAGGCTTTGACCGAGCACAATGCCAGCCGTCACGGCATGGCGCTTCACTCCGGTTGGGGGTGCACCCGCAACCTGCCAGCCCGAAACCAGGGCGAGTGCCGATTCTGCCACGAAGATGGCGGCAGTGTGCCGCAGGGCGGGGTCCAATGCGCCCGGTTCCTCAGGCAGAGCAGCGAAATAGGAGAGATCGGCTGCAATTACTGTCACAGCGTCGAGAGTTCGTGTGCCTCCTGCCATACCAATCACAACACGAGCCTGGCCATAGTCCGCGATCCGAACTCATGCGCAAAGTGCCACATGGGACCGGATCACCCCCAATGGGAGATGTGGCAGACCTCCCTGCACGGCACCCTGTACACCACGGCCGGCATCGCCACCGGTCCGACCTGCCAGAGCTGTCATATGGCACAAGGGACGCATAACGTGTCCATAGGCATCACCATGAGTTCCGGCGGAGTGCCCTACCCTAGCCAGAAAGCAGAACCAGCCCGCAAGGAGATGCTGCAGATCTGCAACCAGTGCCATAGCCCGGAGTTCGGCCGCAAAGAACTGGCACGGGGGGACGCTGTCCGGACCCAGAGCCTCGCCATCCTTAAAGAAGCGGAAAAGATCATCTGGGACCTGTCGGACCGCTCGCTTCTCGACCCCATGCCGGACCAGCGGCCGGACCACCCACTGAGCGGCAAGAAACTGGTTACCGATGCTCAGATGCTCTATGAGGACACCTCCCATATCGAGCGGCTTTTTTTCAAGATGAAGAAATACGACTATGCCCGGACCATCAAAGGGGCCTACCACCAGAATCCGGCCTATACCCACTGGTACGGCAACGCCGAACTAAAGATGAACCTGATTGATATCAAGGCCGAGGCCAGCCGCCTCAGGGAGCGTGGCGGTATCGGGGCAGCTGCTAAAAAACCTGCTGATCAGGCGACAACAACCGACAGGGAACTGCGTGTTCTGAGCAATAGGGTCAAACGCGGCGAGATAACGGAAGAGCAGTATGCCAGAGAAAAGGCCAGGCTGCTGGAAGAACTGAAATTGAAGTAATGAAAGAGACTACCGCCAGGAGTGCCGGCCTCTTGGTTCCGGTCAGTGCCCCATTGAAGCGAACTGCGGCAAAAGGTCCCGGCCATAACCGTCTGCAGCGCCCAAAGCAGCTACTGGCAGGAGCGCGGCAGTCGGCAGGATGGTAATCCTCTGTTCGGTAGGGTTGCGGACTGTGGCGCGGATCTTCAGGTAATCCCTGAAGGCATCGCTGTCGATGACCCCGGTATCACTGCGAAAACCGGCAGCGTTTTTGATCGCAGTGAAGCCATCGCCGCCGTTGGCGATAAAGGCATTTGTTACGGTTCGGTAAACCTTTCCGGGATCCAGTGGCTGATAGCTGCCGTCACTGTCTTTGATGGCAAGAGCGGTAATGCGTGAACCGTTATCGGCAGTCGGCTGCACGGTCATGATAGCCCCACCAAGGTATGGCATGGCATTGGCGCTGAGGCCGAACTTGGCAATCAGGAAATCAATGTCCTCTTCCAGCGCCTGCTTTAGCTCGGCTCCGGTCAGATCAACCAGCACCAGGGTATTGGCAAACGGCATCACCTCCAGCACATCCCCGACCGTTATGTTTCCAGCAGCAAGACCTTTGCGCACCCCTCCGTAATTAAGCAGCGCCACCTGCGCTCGGGGCACTGCAGCCAGCATGGAGTCTGACGCCAGTGGCCCCGGACCGCTGTTCAGCCCGATAGTGATGTCATTGGCTGCACTGGCCACAACCTCCTGGCGAAACCGCTCCAGCTGTGCGGTATAGGGGAGCAGCGCCGCTGCTACCGCAGAATTTTCGGCAACGATTCGAGCCGTAGTGCTCTTTTTGAGAGAATCGACAATATCGTGGTACGGCTGCGTTCCAGGTACAACCAGCACCCCGTCGCGGGTAAAGGTGTCTCCTACCGGGATCACCGCACCGCCGGTCCAGCTGCTCACCTCGCCGTCCGGGGTAAAGGCAATCTTCAGCTTGCCAAGCAGATCGCCCCACTGCCATGCCTGCGGTACCAGCACCCGCTTGCCGTCCGGCGCCAGCACCTCCGTAGGATACAGACCGTCAGAGGCCAATCCGATGGAGGAGAGTCGAGGCGCATCACCTAGCAGAGTGTGGCTGTGCCCGCCGACTATGACATCCACCCCTGAGACCTGGGCAGCGAGCGCCATGTCCTGCCGGTACCCCAAATGCGAGAGCAGCACAATCTTGTTGATCCCTTGGGCAGTCAGTGACGCCACCTGCCGGCGGGTACTCGATACGGCATCCTTAAAAACTGCCTTGCCCGGATTGATGGTGGTTTGCGGCGTCGTCTCTGTGGTGACCCCAATGATCGCCACCTGTTCCCCGTTGATCTTCTTGAGCAGATACGGCTTTACCAGCGGTGCAATGCCCGGCTCCAGCGAAAAATCGATATTGGCCGAAAGCCAGGGAAACCGGCTGCGCTGTATCCAACCCGGAATTGCGGCAACGCCGCGATCGAATTCATGGTTGCCGAATGTCATGGCATCCACTCCCAGCAGGTTAAGAAAATCGTACTCCACCGTGCCGTTGAAACGGGTAAAGTAAAGGGTTCCCTGCACCGCATCACCAGCATGCAGCAGCAGGAGATCGGGCTCTTCGAGCCGCATCTGGTCAAGAGCTGTCTTGAGCCGGGCGAACCCACCCAGCTGTGCCGTAGTTTTCTCACCGCCTAGGGTCAGGTTGACCGCAGCCGGTTCGAGGTGCGAATGGGTATCATTCAGGTGGGCAATGGTGAGGTTGAAATTTGCGCTCTTGCTGTAGCAGGCCGGCGTCAGAAGCGATAGTAGCAGCAGAAATACCGGCATGGCCGACCGCTGCATTTTTCCGATCATTGTGCTCCCCTTCATCAAATGTCCTTACTGGAACCGCAATAAAATTGAATACGGGACTCTTGGCAAGGCCGGAGTCCTTTTCAAGCTAGTATCTCACATCCGGAGCAAATTACCATTCCTAAACAGCTCGGGTCTGCCCCCCATAAACTGTGCTCATCACGCTTTTACGGGGTTTTCCCGGCAATCAATCGATAATTAGACCTTCACAATAAACCGGGTTGCATTACAAAACTGCAGCGATACAATTTAATATAATTTCTTTAAATAGAAATAATTAATTAAATAATTTCACAAGGAGGCTGAATATGAGAAAAATATGCTGTCTCTGGATGCTCCTGCTTGTGTCAGGTTGCGGTGGAGGGGGGGGAGGTTCCCCCAGTCAGAATGTCGGAGTTGACACGACTAAGCCGGCAATAACATATGCCGCTCCTGCCAATCGCGATACCAGCGTGGGTACAAATAGTACCATTACCGTCAGTTTCAGCGAAGCGATGAATCCTGCGACCATCAATAGTAATACCTTTACCGTTTCGGCACCGGATGGCAGCAAAGTTTCCGCAGCCGTGGTCTATGACGCGGATAACCGGATTGCCCAATTTAAACCGGCTGCAGCCATGAATCCCAATACCGTTTATACGGTGGCTGTGGACCACGAAGTAACCGACCAGGCAGGCAATGCCATGGGCACCAGTTATTCATGGGCCTTTACTACCGAATCCGCAGCCGACACTACAGCCCCGATGGTTATTTCCCATAGTCCCCAGGGCAATGACGTGCCGGTAAACTCTCAGATTGCAGCAGTTTTAAGCGAGGCGGTAGACCCGGCAACGCTCACCGCTGCCACTTTTACCATCAGCGGCAATGGCAATGCCATCACAGGAAACGTCACCCTTGTAGGCACGACAGCCATATTTACTCCGGGATCAAGCCTGACTGCTAATACCAGCTACACAGCCACCTTGACGACTGGCGTAAAAGATCTCGCCGGAAACGGCATGACAGCTGGTTACTCCTGGAGCTTCACTACCAGAAGCAGCGCAGCCCCGGATACGGTGGCACCTCGAATCATATCGACCAATCCCGCCGATGATGCGCAGAACGTACCATTAAATGCCAGTATTGTCATTCTGTTCGACAAACCGATCTACCCGATCCTGCTCGGGCTGGTGGACGGTATCCCTACCAAAACGGTGATCACCTACAACCCTGACCTTACCACGGAAATTCGGATTATCCCCACTCAGGACCTTAGACCTGGTGGAACCTACAGATCGCGAATCGCGCCAAAAGACCTGTCCGGGAATCAGATAGCAACCTACACCTGGGAATTCTCAACCGTACCTTGAGAATTCAGCTGCCCCTGAACGCCCGCTGAAAGTGATTTGATGCGGTTCAGTTAGGCGCTCCAGCTGACCCGCTATTATAAAAGGTAAAGGCCACCACTCAATGGAGTGATGGCCTTTACCTTTGGTGCTTCCCGGCAATAGACTTCTAAGTCGTCATCATTGCTGCAAACCTGCAAATGCTATCCACTAACAATGGCCAACTGGATGTCAGTCCTTTACTCCGTGCAGCACAAGCTGTTTTCGCGTGAAATTTCTCGTTGCAGCCAGTTCTGCGGCAAAGTCGGCGGCACAAAGCGCCATTGCCTGCTGGATGCCGAACGCCGCAAGCGGGGTCAGATTAACGCCATCAGGGAGAGTAACACCGTACGCCCGAAGGAAAGCAGCTGCAAATGAAGACAACTGTTCGGCTAAAATCTGTACTGCTGCCTCCTCATTGTTACTAAGGGCAATGCCGTACTGAAGGGTCAGATGCCTGAAATCGGATTCCGTTCCTATAATGAAATCTGTTGCTTCTTTTTTGCTGATCCCGAATGTTGTTGCCAGTTCGCCGGCATATTCACTGTTTAAAAGCATGGCGAACTCCGGGCTTCTGAAAATAGCTGCGGCTGCCACCTTTTTGCCGATCTGCGGTTCCAGTTTCTTGACAAGGATATCGATCCCATATTCCACCATGGAATGGGACATCTCGAGCAGAACCGGATCAGGAAGATTCAAGGCGGCAAGTTCCGGCACCTGGATCAGAACCCCCTTCAGCAAATGAGCCTTGTCAACCACGTATCCCAGCCCTTGGCCAGAGGTAAGGCCATCGGTGTGCGCTGTGAGGTCTGCCCCCCATACCCCATTATGGCTGACAAACCCATAGCCAAGTGCTTTTGCATACGGAGTCCTGGCCTTTTCCCAGATGCCCATGAAGTCAGTGTGGGTCTTCTGATAGAGGTAGGCCATATACGAGGGGTGAGCAAAGGAAAAGTTGAAGACATCCGCAGCCATGCTGCCGTAGAGTTCCTGACTGTTAAAAACCATCCCGGAGCGACCGATTCGGTCGTCTAGGTAGGCGTGAGTTGCAGACCCCCAAGCAAGCGCCACCCCACTCCAGCAAACCGTTACCAAGCATGCCGCAGCAAACAAGCCGGAAATTCTTTTCATGATCTCCCTCCTTAATCTGTGCAGGCTGAACAGAACAATCCGTGAAAACATATATGAATTCTCTAACTATTCTTGTACATCATGTTTTGCAAATGGCAAGCGACTGCGTCCGGCTCACGGTAACAGCCTGTTCAGCAGACAAATTGAATAGGTAACGTCTTGGTATTTACTCTGTGGGAGATAGAGAATGAATGACGGCTCAAGAGCACAAGAATTTCCAAACAGTGAATCAAGTGGTAAACTGCACCAATGGCTCATTCCATTTCAGGAGGGATCATGTCAACACCGCTTATTATTCTGGCTGCCATTCTTGCGATTTTAGCATTCATCCTCATTCCTCTTATGATGTACAAGGGCGACAAACAAAACCAAGACCAGCATGCCCACGGCAATCAGGGCAAAAAACAACACAAGAAGAAAAAGAAGCGATGACCAGGTTCAAACTATATTTGATGAGCTACGCAGAACAGAGAGTCAAAGCAAAAATTGCCGCTACTCCGCCGTAAACTGCCGGCGCATAGCCATTACCCAAATGATTCTTCCGAAACGCGAAGCGCTTATTTCCCAACCTGCAACTCGCAAGGAAAGGTAAAACTGAAAGAACTGCTTTACCTTGCTCACTGGAAACACCCCTTTTATACTCAGTAGAGTTTTGGGGTTATTCAACCATTTTGTGCTAATTCTCATTGAACGCGATGACAACCATGAACCAGTCGTCATCTGTAGCAAAACGCACAGCAAGCTGCTTCGGATTATTACCCAATGCAATAAAATATTCCTTACCGAAGATCACTGAAGGTGTTGACAGCTGAATATCGAGGCCGCTTTTAGACAAACGAAGCTTGAACGACCCGGCTATCATATTTGCCATCTCGCCGATAGCATCGTTTACATCGTCATTAAGCTCAGTAATAGCAGTACCAAGCATGCTGCTCGTGGCCCTCATTGCCAGTTCCGTAGGCATATGGATGCTGGCCAGTCCATTATAGGTACCGGCCATTCCAACCATGCCGCTGATACAGTCCTTGAAATCCGAGACCGGATCCACTTTAATCGGCAGATGCAAGAGATTGTCAAGCCCTACCATGGTGCTGAAAATCTCTTTCACATCGTGCTTAAGCTGGTTGGTGAGCAGTTCTTCGCTGAGGTTTACTGTTTGTTCAAGGCTTGGTGAAATTGACATATGGCACTCCTCGTTAATGAATTTATCGATTTCTAACGGCAATCCCGCATTAACGTTCTAGTTACGCCTTATTGCATCATCAAGAGTGGCGCCGACATAGCTGAACAGCCTAAAATCCAGTTTTTCAAGATGCTCGAATTCCGGTGCCGAAAGCAGGTATCCTTCGCTGATGCAAGATTGTTCGATGCCGGCCTTGGCACGCTCTCGAAACCGTTCATCCGTGATGATCCTACCCAAGAACCGTTCAACTGCTTCCTGAGACATGGTGTACCTCGCGTATTATGTGACTTTTTGGAACAGTCCGCTTTAAGATCAACTACTGATACTGATTAAATTACAGGAAGGGTGCCAAAGATAATAATGCAATAATATCGAGGTGTTACCATAGAGGGGCGTTAAGACAGTGGGGCAAAATGGAACAGAGTGTGGCTGGATGGTACAGTGGGATTATCGATAGAAGCGCTTGCGGTCAACCTTGAGCAGGGCTGCGGCTTGTGATTTGTTGCCGCCGCAACGCTGGAGTGCCATTTGAAGCACCTGACCGGTTATGGCCTCCAGGGAGACCCCCTCTTCCGGAAGAGTGATATTGAAGTTGACTCCAGGCAACGGTGTGTCTGAAGGGTTGTTCTCTATTGCATTTATTCTGAGATGTTCCGGACGGATAAGCTCGTCAGACACGAGAATTGCGGCATATTCAAGAATATTACGCAGTTCTCGGATATTACCGGGCCAGTGATACGAGGTCAACTGCTCGATGGCTTTCCTGGATATGCCTGGCAATGACTTCCCGTGGTGCCGGCGGAACTGATCAAGAAAATGGTCGGTAAGCTGGGGGATATCGGCAAGACGCTCCCGCAAAGGCGGAACTAGGAGGGGTACAACATTGATCCTATGGTACAGGTCTTCGCGAAAGGTCCCTTTTCGGACCATCTCGGCAAGATCTCGGTGAGTGGCGACTATTACCCGGAAATCTGCCGGCAGCGAGCGGTTTGAGCCCACTTTCTCAAAAGTCCTTTCTTCCAAGACCCGTAGCAGCTTGGTCTGAAGCAGCAGAGGCATGTCGCCGATCTCGTCAAGAAAAAGCGTTCCACCGCAAGCAAGGGAAAATTTCCCCTCACGATCCTTGTCAGCACCGGTAAATGCGCCGCGAACATGGCCGAACAGTTCACTTTCCAGCAGTGATTCAGGGATCGCCGCACAATTGACCGCCACAAAGCCAGATGGCACCCCGGTGCTGGCAAAATGAATGGCCTTGGCAAGCACCTCTTTGCCAGTGCCGCTCTCGCCATAAATGGCCACGGTGG is a window from the Geoanaerobacter pelophilus genome containing:
- a CDS encoding iron-sulfur cluster-binding oxidoreductase, with amino-acid sequence MGNLGCGCPGSMARVIERPENETVTNTKAVSELRQWPVQLQLVPPTAPYFNNADILVCADCVAFAMGSMHQELLKGKALAIACPKLDETGTYVEKLATIFAANETPSVTVAIMEVPCCRGLDVMVKEAIRKSGRDIPLETVIIGIDGTRRN
- a CDS encoding multiheme c-type cytochrome; its protein translation is MKHSIIQVTVQLLAVLIMICPVLAEDCIPCHLEKTPAAVRQWEASAHFKAGIGCEKCHGSDHAKIIKGEAKVDMKVCGACHKKALTEHNASRHGMALHSGWGCTRNLPARNQGECRFCHEDGGSVPQGGVQCARFLRQSSEIGEIGCNYCHSVESSCASCHTNHNTSLAIVRDPNSCAKCHMGPDHPQWEMWQTSLHGTLYTTAGIATGPTCQSCHMAQGTHNVSIGITMSSGGVPYPSQKAEPARKEMLQICNQCHSPEFGRKELARGDAVRTQSLAILKEAEKIIWDLSDRSLLDPMPDQRPDHPLSGKKLVTDAQMLYEDTSHIERLFFKMKKYDYARTIKGAYHQNPAYTHWYGNAELKMNLIDIKAEASRLRERGGIGAAAKKPADQATTTDRELRVLSNRVKRGEITEEQYAREKARLLEELKLK
- a CDS encoding bifunctional metallophosphatase/5'-nucleotidase; translation: MIGKMQRSAMPVFLLLLSLLTPACYSKSANFNLTIAHLNDTHSHLEPAAVNLTLGGEKTTAQLGGFARLKTALDQMRLEEPDLLLLHAGDAVQGTLYFTRFNGTVEYDFLNLLGVDAMTFGNHEFDRGVAAIPGWIQRSRFPWLSANIDFSLEPGIAPLVKPYLLKKINGEQVAIIGVTTETTPQTTINPGKAVFKDAVSSTRRQVASLTAQGINKIVLLSHLGYRQDMALAAQVSGVDVIVGGHSHTLLGDAPRLSSIGLASDGLYPTEVLAPDGKRVLVPQAWQWGDLLGKLKIAFTPDGEVSSWTGGAVIPVGDTFTRDGVLVVPGTQPYHDIVDSLKKSTTARIVAENSAVAAALLPYTAQLERFRQEVVASAANDITIGLNSGPGPLASDSMLAAVPRAQVALLNYGGVRKGLAAGNITVGDVLEVMPFANTLVLVDLTGAELKQALEEDIDFLIAKFGLSANAMPYLGGAIMTVQPTADNGSRITALAIKDSDGSYQPLDPGKVYRTVTNAFIANGGDGFTAIKNAAGFRSDTGVIDSDAFRDYLKIRATVRNPTEQRITILPTAALLPVAALGAADGYGRDLLPQFASMGH
- a CDS encoding Ig-like domain-containing protein; translation: MRKICCLWMLLLVSGCGGGGGGSPSQNVGVDTTKPAITYAAPANRDTSVGTNSTITVSFSEAMNPATINSNTFTVSAPDGSKVSAAVVYDADNRIAQFKPAAAMNPNTVYTVAVDHEVTDQAGNAMGTSYSWAFTTESAADTTAPMVISHSPQGNDVPVNSQIAAVLSEAVDPATLTAATFTISGNGNAITGNVTLVGTTAIFTPGSSLTANTSYTATLTTGVKDLAGNGMTAGYSWSFTTRSSAAPDTVAPRIISTNPADDAQNVPLNASIVILFDKPIYPILLGLVDGIPTKTVITYNPDLTTEIRIIPTQDLRPGGTYRSRIAPKDLSGNQIATYTWEFSTVP
- a CDS encoding chemotaxis protein CheX; amino-acid sequence: MSISPSLEQTVNLSEELLTNQLKHDVKEIFSTMVGLDNLLHLPIKVDPVSDFKDCISGMVGMAGTYNGLASIHMPTELAMRATSSMLGTAITELNDDVNDAIGEMANMIAGSFKLRLSKSGLDIQLSTPSVIFGKEYFIALGNNPKQLAVRFATDDDWFMVVIAFNEN
- a CDS encoding Os1348 family NHLP clan protein; its protein translation is MSQEAVERFLGRIITDERFRERAKAGIEQSCISEGYLLSAPEFEHLEKLDFRLFSYVGATLDDAIRRN
- a CDS encoding sigma-54-dependent transcriptional regulator; translated protein: MIPGSNTEDRENSPATVLVVDDEPVSLHLIERILKKIGFMVFPATGAQQALEFLGQRKFDLVISDLYMPQMDGIKLLEEMRRHELNTPFIIVTASGSIGSAVDAMRKGACDYLEKPYNPETLKFTVNRAIEHHRALSENRQIKEYLKENFTPLNIVTVCPAMKATLEIAAKVAASHQTTVAIYGESGTGKEVLAKAIHFASTGVPSGFVAVNCAAIPESLLESELFGHVRGAFTGADKDREGKFSLACGGTLFLDEIGDMPLLLQTKLLRVLEERTFEKVGSNRSLPADFRVIVATHRDLAEMVRKGTFREDLYHRINVVPLLVPPLRERLADIPQLTDHFLDQFRRHHGKSLPGISRKAIEQLTSYHWPGNIRELRNILEYAAILVSDELIRPEHLRINAIENNPSDTPLPGVNFNITLPEEGVSLEAITGQVLQMALQRCGGNKSQAAALLKVDRKRFYR